Sequence from the Planctomycetota bacterium genome:
GATGAATCCAAGAAATACGAAGAGCAGGATAAGAAGAAGAAGGAGCTGATTGACGCCCGTAACCAGGCGGACCATTTGATATATGTAACGGAAAAGTCGGTGAGCGACATGGGGGATAAGATAAGCGCCGATGAAAAATCCAAGGTCACTTCCGCCTTAGAGGAGTTAAAGAAGGCGAAGGACAAGGATGACGCCGCGGATATCAAGAAAGCGATTGAAGGGGTGACCAGGGCGAGCCACACCTTTGCTCAGCGGATGTATGAAGAAGCGGCAAAGGCAAAGGGCGGCGCGGGCGCTCCCCCGCCCCAGGGAGAAGCTCCGGGAGAAGAGCCCAAGGGCAAGGAGAAAAAGTCAGACGAAAACGTCATCGACGCCGAATTCGAAGCCAAGTGAAGTGTGTTACATCAATCCGCCCTCGGATAAAGTATCCGAGGGCGGGTTTGACCAAGCCATCTGTCCCATCCTTAACAACAAACAGCCCAAACCGGCGAATGAAAGCATAAAAATACAGTTATCGTATTGTCAACAGAGAAGGTTTAGTGTATAACAAGGTGGAGTGAGGACCGTAGGGGTGGATTATGGGATGCAGGGGTAATAGGTATGGGATACACGGGTCAGTGGCATGGGATACACGGGTGAGTGGTATGTAATATATGGGTAAGTAGCGTGATATCCTGGGGTAGGCAGTATGGGATCCACGGGGGTGAGGGGGGTATATCCAGGGGGTAGGAGGGGGTACCCCACGGGGGGCAGGGGTGGCAGGCGGATATATATAGGAGGGGATTCTCTTCCCTGTTTTCTTAGCCGATCAGGAGCTTGCGTTTGGCCTGGTATTGCTTATCCAGCCGCTCTATCCTCTTATATAGTGTTTGGATTTCAATCCCCAATTCCATGGATAATTCGGGGCATCCCATCGGCATAACTCTTTTAACACAAGAATATTAGGACGACGATTTTTCACTTTTCCGTCTTTTCTTCCGGTCCACCTGAAGTCAGGGCAGGCGGGAATATTTTATTAACCCAGAGCGAAGCCTCCCATTCGGGATAGTTTTATTTATTTTCCGTTGGTCTAAAATAGCAGTATGACAATAAATTAACGATTAATCCCTCCACTCTGTATGTTCATTAGTTCAGTATGCTGTCCACTACAATAATATAATAGATTTAGGCGTCCCCTTTAGAGGGCTCTCCCCTGAATTCCGGAATTCTCATCACGGGCGCTATGGGATTACCGGGGTTTATTCGGCGCCGAGACGCGCAATCACCCGGCAAGGCGCCCCGTCTATTCGGTCGTATTTTATCGGCATTATGTAAATGGTAAATTCCGGCCGGTGTATCTTATCCAGGTTAACCAGGTTCTCCAGTATCAGGATATCCTTCCGGAAGAATATCTTGTGCAGGTCAAAGGGCGCGTTGTCCGGGCTGCAGCTATCCAGCCCAATAATGCCGATGCCTTTCCGCGCCAAGCCTTCGGCCAGCTTACGGCTGATGACCGGATTAGTCCGGAAATAATCGGCATCATACGCCTTGCGGCTATGGTCGGTCCGCAATAACACGATGTCATTGCGCCTTATGCGCGCTAACGGAATATCTATTTCCTTCTGCCCTTTGACATTGAATAATTTGGCCGTGCCGATAAAGCGACGGAGCGGGAACTCGGTCAGCTTCCTGCCCTTGGCCAGCATGTGCCAGGGCGCGTCAATGTGCGTGCCGAAATGGGTGTTAAGGGAAATCAGGTGCTTGGTATAACCGTCTTTCCGGATATTGGCCAGCTGGCGGAATTCCGGTTTCGGATCGCCCGGCCACAAGGGCGTTCGGGCATTCAAAGGCATGGTTAAATCTATCAGCTTCATATAGTTAATTAGCTAACTTTGCTAGGCTTTTTCTTCCGGGCGGCAATGCGCCTGATGACATTCGCGATAAACATTGGTGTGGCAACCGCGAACATGGCGAATCCGCCCCACCTGATCCATTTTAAGGCTTCTATCTCCTTTTCCATTACCTTGGCGGAGTAAAAGGCAATCAGGCAGATAAACCCGAGCGTAAAGATAAGCTGGTATAAATGCCGCTTCCTAATAAAAAGCCAGCCGAATACCACGGTGTGGATGATAAAGATAATAAGCAGAATAAGCGGCCACATCAGAGTTTATTTGTCAATCACAAACTTATATCCATACATCCAATTGCCGCTTTCCTCGCGCTTGTGCTTCCGGAAGACCATCTTTACGCGGGTGCCTGGTTTTTTCTCCGTTGGCCGGGCAGGCTTGACCTCATCCTCGGCGCAATCCATTACTTCGCTGATAATATGTATGCCGTCATCAAGTCGTATCAGGCAGATATTGCGCGGGGCGAGTTCGCCGTAACCCATGGCGGGATAGCCCATTATTTCTTTCTGCAGTGAGATGACCTCTCCGGTCCGAGCGCATTCGTACGGTTCCATATTAGATTTATGGCATTTGGGGCAGGGAAGACCGGTGCGCGGAGGGAACCATTTTTCCCCGCATTCCTTGCAGCGTGTGCCTTCCAGGCGGTAACGGCCTGCGCGTTCGCGCCAGGTTTTTATGGTCGAATAGCTTTCCAATCTTGGGATGAGTTCCGGAAACTGGCTGTTCATATTATGACCCTTTCTCTATCTTACTTCTTTTATTTTGCCGGTCGTGGTATCAATACCGATACTGAATGTTTTATCGGGATTGCCTTCCTCGCCTTTTGTCGACGTTATTCTTTTCCAGGCCGTATTATTCCCGACTTTTCCCCATTCGCGCAAGTCATCCGGCGGATTATTTTTGAGGTCGTAATTATCTTTTCCGCCCAGGTCTATAAACATCGCGATATTATTTATATCATACCTCCATGAAGATGGTGGTGCTCTGTGTAAACACCAGGCAAAGCTATCCTTGCTGTAAAACCGGTAAGTGTCGTTGCCTTCGATATTGAGATAGATGGCGATTGAGGTGGTGATGGCGGAGCCGATAAGCGTGCCGCCGCCTTCGTCTTTTATCCCGCTTTCTTCCAAAGTCTGCTCGCCTTCTTTATCCTTCCATTCCCAGGAGGAGGTCGTATCATCGCCGCCTTTATCGATAAACCAGGAAACGGATAAATCGTGCGCGCCGGCCAGGGAGATGGCGTGCCAGACGTGGTAAGTATCATTGCCTTCCTCATCCAGGAACATGGTCAGTCCCATATGGGCGGTGCCGGACTGGACGAAGAACGAGCCTTCGTATTTATCATTTCCTTTTTTATCGTGTAGGATGCCCGTTCCATACCAGTAGCCGGTTGCCTGCCCATAGACCCCGCACTGGTAGGAATCATCGCCTGATAAATCCTGGAGTATTCCGGTGCCGCCGGCCATGGAGTGGCCTCCGCTTAAATCCCCGCGCTGTCCCCAGCCGGCGCCCTGGCAGAAATTATAATTGCGCATATTATCGTGCCCGCCTTTTGCCGGGCTGAAGAGCTTGTAAGGCTCGGCAATATATGTATCGTTACCGTCGCGGTCGATGAGGAATCCGTAGCCGCCGGTAAATCCGAAGCCCTGGCTCGTGTAACAGGCATAGTATTTATCACTGCCGCCTGATTTAACCAATCCCGCCACGCCGAAAGAGGCGGAGCCTTGCGCGGCATAACGCCCTTCAAAGGAGTCGTCTCCCCCATCCACCCAAAGGAAGCCCACGCCAAAATAGCACATTCCCTGGGCATTATCAAAAGCGCGGAAGGTATCGTTGCCGCCGTGGTCAAAGAGGAATCCGTAGCCTAAAATGCCGGCGCCCTGGGCGCAAGGAGTTTTTTCATCGGCGAGGTAGCTATCATCACCGGACCAATCTATAACCGTGGAAACAGGGTGTTCCAGCTTCCAGGAAGCCCCGGCACTGCCGTTATAGGTATCTTTGCCTGCCAAATCTATGATGAGGAGATAATCGCTTGCGTTGTAGGTATTATCCTCCTTCTTCCCGCGGAATGCGACCTTGCCCAAAGGCGTATCAAATTCCATATCAATCAAATCAATATCAAGCTCGATTATTTGCTCGTCTTTAGGCTTCATTTCTTTTATTGCTACCAATTGCTGGTTTAGGAATTTTTCCATCTGGAGTGAGGCGGTAAGCGGGAAAAGTCCGCCGGTATAAAGGTCGTCGAAATCTATTTTAAGCCCGAAATCCCAGTTGATGATATCGCCGCCTTCGAATTCCGACTTTGGGTTAAATGCCTGCTGGGCGAATTCGAGCGCCTTTGGCCAGCGTTCTTTTGGGATATCGCGCAAGGCGCGGTCGCGGTAATATTTCGCCTCGCCGGCGGCGTAAACAAGTTTTGCCAGGGCGAGCTGGATTTCCGCTGGTGTATTTCTTATAAGGGCTTCGACATTCTCTTTTTCCGCCTCGCTTAATGTGGTTTCGCAACGCTCGTAAAGCATGCCGAGCGCCTCGATGAGCGGGTGTCCGGTTTTGGGCTCAAAGACAGGAGCGAAATCCTGTATCCCCGTTACACGGTGACCGGTCCTGATTGTGCCGATGGTAAATAAATCGTAGAGTCCGCCGACTTTTTGTGAGACGCTTTCGTTTGCATCGGCCAAGCCGTATACAAATTTTGGGAATTCCCACGGGCTTTTCCAGTAACGCTTAAAATGCGCCTGGACGAGAGCCTGTTGGGCGAGCATGGGGTCAACCAGGTCTTTATCAAAGCAGGCGGTTTCCCTGGTCTGCCCGCGTGAGTGTAACAGCGCGCCGATAAGGTCGGTCTCGGCAGCCGGTGCGGCCGTATTATTCCCGCAACCTGTAAGCATTGCGCCAAATACGAGCAAGCAGAAAACACGCTTCATCCGGTTATCCTTTCCTGACGACTCCGACTACATCGAGTGAATGATGCGTGCCGTAGGCATGCGCGACGGTGACTTTTGGGTTTTTTACCTGGCGCTCTCCGGCTTTGCCAAGAAGCTGGAGCCAATTTTCATACGCCTTGGACTGGAAATCGCCTCCGGCGGATGAATGGGCAAAGGCAATCGCTCCCCCATCGGTATTGGTCGGGCATTTGCCTTCTATGGCGGTCTGTCCATCCAAAACGAAGTGCCCGCCTTTTCCGGGTTGGCAGATGCCTAGCCATTCCATTGCCATGATGCCGTCGTAAAGGGAAAGGTCGTGCACCTGGGCGATATCGATATCTTCAGGCTTAATGCCGGCGATTTCATAGGCTTCTTCGGCGGCCAATTTTATAGCCGGCTGGTCAGCCATATCATACTTGGAGAAATTGCCGTTTTTATCCTGGAAGAAATAATGGTTGCCGATATAAACCGGCCTATGCATGTATGAGACGTTGATATAAATCTGGGGAAGTCCGAGCTTTTTGGCTTTTTCCTCGCTCATCAGGATGAGGCAGGTGGCCATATTGCGCCCGGTGGCGGTGCGCATCCGGTATCCGGCCGGGGATTGCTCATTGAGTTCATCATCGGTCGGCAAGGGTCCGGAATTATGCAGAGCCATCGGGTTTTTGCGGGCATACCAGTGGCACTGGTAAGACCATTTGGCGGCGGCTTTATCGTCGTAGCCGTATTTAAGCTTGTAATATTCTCCGCGAAGAGCGCCGTAATTTTCGTGGGTGAAGCCGAGCATATAATCAAAATCACACCAGTTGCCGATCGGGCCCATGGCATCGCGGAAATCGAAGTTATCAGGTTTATTAATTCCCAGGACAATGCCGACGTCGTAGCGTCCGGTGCCGATATAATTCCAGATGATATCGGCGCAGATGCCGCCGGCCGGGCATGCCTGAGAGAGAGAGACAAAAGGAATCGGGCTCATTCCAAGCGCGTCCGCGACGACGCTGCCTAAAGCGCCTTCGGTGATATTGCGTTCGTTATAGGAAATGGCGCCGATTTGGATATCAGCCGTGGTAAGATGCGCGGTGGCAAGGGCGTCTTTGACGACATTTGCCAGGTATTGCCGGTAGGATTGCCCCAAGACCGCCCTTTCCGGCGCGGAAGCCGAAGCGCCTGCCAGGACCACGTTGCGGAACTTCTTATTTGCCATCAGTCATCTCCTTAAATTCAGTTACTCATTGCCTTTTATCGCGTTTCGAAATTCGCCCAGGAAATATTTTACTATTTTCTTTTCGAAGGCGGTGGTGGTCACCAATAAGCCATCCTGTTCGACGGGTTTACCGGTATATTTCTTGGTTTTTTCCATAATCTGCTTGGAAAATGTTTCGTCGGTGGTTATTTTCTTGTCGGCCAGGGAAGTATCCGCGTAGAGCGCCGCGATAGACGCCCCGCCGATTGCGCCGATTACTTTTTTCTGGTCAACGGCCTGCTTCAATATTTCCAGGATGTTTTTATCCGACCAGAGGCTTTCGACGCCTTCTCCATTGGCCAGAAGCACGGCATCGAATTCCAGCTTGTCCAGTTTTTTATCGCCCGGCGTAATATTGATTAAGAAACATCCGTTCGTAATCAGGAACCGGTTGACCAGCTCCGCGTATTCGGATTTTCCATCCGGAGAAATGACCACTATTTTTTTCTCGGAAAGCTCGTAATTAGGCTTAAGCGCGGTCTTGACGGTATCGTTCCCGCGCTGAAGGGTGATCAGTATATATTTCTGGGTCTTAGCTAAACGCTTTTCCAGCTCCGAGCGGAAGTCATCCAATCCGTTAACCGGTTGTTCGTCGATATGGGTGATGATATCTCCCTCGGCAAGGCCGGCTTTTTGGGCGATGCCGTCTACCCTGACCACTCTTACGCCTTTTACGGTCGGGATGCGGTAAATCAGGCTGGTCGCAAGAGTCATCCTTTTGACGCCTAACCCGATATCATCATATCTAAGTTCTTTGAGTTCCCCGAACTGGTAGGCATATTCAACGGCCGGTTCATCTTCAAGGAGTTTACCGGTGATTAAATGTTCACCGTAACTTCCTTTTTTACCGCGAAGCACCTTTAGCTTAACCGTTGAACCGATTTCCATAGTGCTTAGTTTCCAGGTAAAATCGCGCATTTGTGCCTTATCCTTGGCGGAAACCGCGTTTCCGTTAAGTTCAACCAGGATATCGCCGTTCATCAAGCCGGCCTTGGCAGCCGGTGAATCCGGAATCACATAATCAATCAGGATTCCATCGGAGACCCCGAATATCTGTGCCAGTTCATCATAGATTTCACTGGAGATAAAATAAGGGAAATCGGCACGTTTAAAATATCCGTATTTCAGGTAATGGTCCTTAAGAACAAGGACAAAATTAATGGGGATGGTGAATCCCTGGCCGCCCCTTCCGCCGTAGGTATTGATTCCAATTACTTCGGCATCTTCGGTAAGAAGCGGGCCGCCGCTGTTTCCCGGATTAATGGAAGCGTCTGTTTGCAGCACCTTTGTGAATGTGGGCAAATCCGTCCGTTCGGTATTGCTGACGATACCGGCGGTAAGAGTTCGTTTCATCCCGCCGGGAGAACCGTAGGCGTAAACTTTCTGCCCGCTTTTTACGTTATCCGAATTGCCTATTTTTACCGGTGTCAAAGGCTCGCGAGGGTCTATTTTGATTAATGCCACATCCGGGTCGAGCGAATGGCCTATTACTTTCGCCTGGTAGCGCGTATTATCAAAAAGCGTAACGGTTATCTTTTTCGCGGTTGCTTTCGGGTCGTCTTCCTCACGGTCATAAAGAACTGAGGCAACTACGTGGCCGTTGGTCAGGATGTAACCATCTGCGGAGATGATAAAGCCGCTGCCGATGGCCTGTTCATGCTTTATTTCGACCACGCCCGGGTCGATTTTCTTTATAAGGGTATCCTCGGCATTAGGCGCGGGAGGCTGTTCCTCGACCGCGGGCGGTTCTATTTCCGGTTCCGTGGTCGGTTCTTCCTCTGGCGGAGAAATTTCTTCTGTTTCCTCCATAACTTCTTCCGATTCTTCCGCCATTTCCTCAGCTTCCTGCGCAAAAAGGCAAACGCTGCCGGCTAAAAAGAGAACGATAATCAATAATTTACGAATCATGTTTATTTCCTCCCTATTTTAAGATTTAACGCCTGCATTGTTTGGAAAGTTCCGCGCCACAGTTTTACCAAAACGACGTTTGGTTTTTCCCTGCGCACGGTTTCCACGGCTTTAATGAAATCTTCCAGGTTATTAATCGGCATAAAATTGAATTCCATTATAATATCGCCCTGGTAAATCAGGTATTCATTGGCCGATTCGGCAGTTGCGGCCGGGCTGCCCGGCATTACGGCGGTCACCAGGACACCTTCGCGGCGGGTCAGTTTCCAACCACGGTATTCGGCGTCGGTTATATTCTGGACGTTAAGGCCGATATCTTCTGCTTTGAATTCCTTGGGTTCCGGGCGTTCCTCGAATTTGCATTTGACTATTTTGGTTTCGCCGCCGCGTAAAACCTTAAAAGTGATTTCACGGTTCATTTCGGCATCCATGTATTTATTGAATTGCTCCGCCAATTGCGGCCCGCTTTTGGTCAGTTTTTGCCCGTCGACTTCGATAATCAAGTCGTCTTCTTTCATCCCGTTCTTATCGGCCGGGCTGTCGGCAATCACCGCTTCTACCAGCATGCTTTCCTTGGGGAATCCTTTTACCGTTGCATAATCTTCATTAATGGGCGTAAAATATATTCCAACCCATGGTTTCTTTTTCTCGTCTTCAAAGGAAGGCGGGTTCTTGGCTTTCGCGAAGATTTTATTTACAGCCCGTTTTATATCGTTCGCGGCAATCAGCTGCCCTTGCATTCCGATTCCGATGAGTTCGCCTTTAAGATTAACCACCACCGTTCCGGTGCCGATGTTCAATCCATTGACCAGCACCTGGTCAAAAAAGCCTTCCTGGGTTCCCCTGACCATCCCCACCTCGGAGAGTTTTTGGTAATCGAGGTCTTTTCCGGAAGTGTTAATTCCTATCAGCCATTCGCCTATGCCCGCCTGGGCGATTTTTTCCAGTGAAATCGGGGTGATTTTAACTTCGGGCGGCAATTTAACCTTAATGATAGACATATAACGCTTATCATCTGATTGGACGAGTTTTGCCGTATATTCCTCTTTGTTTATCCAGACGGAAATTTTCCTGATGGTATCTTTTTTCAAATAAGCCGGTATAAACATATTATTTTCCGCATCAATGAATATGCCGGTCATACGATCCGGATCACGGTCGCCGGTAAGAGCAATTTCCACGTAAGCGACGGACGGTCCAACCATCCGGCTGATATCGTTGACGGAATTCTTAACCGCGGATAAAACCCGAACCCCTTCCGGGACATTCGGCTCCCCGGCCTGTTTGTTTCCCGGCGCGGTGCAGGCCGGCATCAAAGATGCCAGTATAACGCACCCGCACAATACCTTTCTTATTGCTTTCATGTGTTTCCTTTCATTTATATATATGTAAAATCAATCAACAGCCCATCTTCAATCCCATGCGTTCATTTTCTATCATGCTGAACAGTTTTTCCGGGACCCTGGTCGGGTAATTTCCGGTGAAACAGGCGGTGCAAACAGAGTCTCCGAATTTGATGCTTTTTATCAGTCCTTCGACGGTTTGGTAAATCAGGGCATCCACCCCTATTTCCCGGGCTATTTTTTCTTCGCTTTTATTGCGGGCGATGAATTCGCCCTTGGTCTGCATGTCGATTCCGTAAACGCACGGATGTCTTAAAGGAGGGGAAAAGACCCCGAAATAGACCTTTTTCGCGCCGGCGCTCCTTATCATATTGACCAGCTCCCGGGAAGTTGTTCCGCGGACGATGCTGTCATCCACCAAAAGAACGTCTTTGCCGTTTATTTCCTCGCGTATCGGGTTTAGCTTTTGCCTGACCGATTGTTCCCGCTTGGTTTGGTCCGGCATGATAAATGTCCGGCCGATATAGCGGTTTTTGATTAAGCCTTCGCGATGAGGTATTTTAAGGTATTCGGCAACCGCGGACGCCGCCGGGCGGGATGTATCCGGAATCGGGATGACCACATCCGGTTTTACGCCTAACTGTTTAACCCTTTTGGCCAGTTCCAAGCCCAGCCTGAATCTGGCGGAATAGACATTAATTCCTTCTATGACAGAATCCGGTCGGGCAAAATACACCCATTCAAAGATGCATGGCGTGTGCTTTGCGGTTACCAGCCTTTTACGGTAAAGTTTTCTTCCTTCCTTAAAGAATCTCGGGGTTTCTTCGATATAAACGACTTCGCCTGGTGCGATATCCCCCATAATATTGTATCCGAGGATATCCAGGGCGGCGCTTTCGGAAGCGAAAGCGTAATCATCGTCCTTTTTTCCCATAACCAGCGGTTTTATGCCGTGAGGGTCCCGGAACGCCACAATGCCGTGCCCGGCAATTACCGCCACGGCAGAATAGCTTCCCTCAGCCCGCTTGTATACACGTTTAACAGTTTGATAAATAGCGTCCACGGAAAGCTTGCAAAGATTTTCCGCCATAAGCTCATCGGCGAAAACATTCAAAAGAGCTTCGACATCGCAGCCTGAATTAAGGTGGCGGAAATCCTTGCGGAAAAGTTCTTTTTTAAGCTCGAAATAGTTTACCAGATTGCCGTTATGGACCATGGCGATTCCAAAAGGCGAGTTTACGTAAAAAGGCTGGGCGTCATCCGCGCCGCCGCCGCCCACAGTCGGGTAGCGCACGTGGCCGATTCCCATATTGCCGGTCAATCTGGAGAGGTTTTTGGAATTGAAAACATTCTGGACCAGGCCGTCGCCTTTTTTAAGGTTGAATTTCTCTGAAAATGTCGCGATACCAGCGGCGTCCTGCCCCCGGTGCTGGAGCGCATTTAAGCCCTGATATAATTCCAGAACCACGTCTTTACTGCCGCAAATCCCTAATACGCCGCACATTCTTTATTATGCCTCAATTTGCAAAACAGAAACCATACTCTATACTTTAAATCAAAGATTTTGTCAAGATAACTTTCATAATGATTTATCGAAAACTTACCGATAATATAGATGTTAATAAATAAAATATGAAAGAGATGCTAATTGCCGGAGGGTTGCTCCTTCTTTCCAATATTTTCATGATTACCGCCTGGTACGGGCACCTTAAATATAAAACATCGCCTTTATTTATTGCCATTGCAGTCAGCTGGGGAATTGCTTTTTTCGAATACTGCATACAGGTGCCGGCAAACCGCATAGGTTATAAAAGCTGTTCCGCCTACCAGCTGAAAGTAATGCAGGAGTGCATTACGATACTTGTTTTTATGGCGTTTGCCTGGCTTTATCTTAATGAGGGCATTAGCTGGCGTTATTTGGTGGCCTTCGGGTTGATTGTCCTGGCAGCCGTTATCGCTTTTTATCCCGCTTCGAAACTCCCGTGCTGAAGTCGATTATTTCCTTTGCGATATCCTTACCGGTAACTTTTTCCAATCCTTCGAATCCTGGCGAGGCATTGACTTCAATGATTAGCGGGCCGCGTTTCGATTCCAATATATCCACTCCGCCTATTTGCAAGCCCAGCGCCTTAACCGCCTTTTTAGCCAGCGTTTTGTAAAGCGCCGGAAGTTTTATCAGTTCTCCCCTGCCGCCCTGATGAATATTGGAGCGGAAATCATTACGCGGTGCGTATCTCTTCATCCCGCCGATTACTTTATTCCCGATAACCAGTATCCGTATGTCTTGCCCTTTCGATTCCGGTATATATTCCTGCAAGATTGCATCGTGGTCGGCATCCCAATTTGCTTTAAGAAGGGCGTATAATTCTTTCATCGTTTTAGCCAATGCCACGCCTATTCCTTGAGAGCCGCGCAAAGGCTTAATTACAATCGGTAAGCCGCCCAATTGTTTAACCGTTTTGCCAAGCGACTTCCGCGAACGCAGCATTACGGTTTTTAGCACCGGCAACCCTTTTGCTTTCAGCACCATTAATGAAACGAATTTATCCTTGGCAAGGTAAATAGCAGCAGACCCATTGACCGCTGGTATTCCGGAAAGCTCAAAATATTTAACCAAGGCGAGCGAATATTCAATCGCAACATTTCCAATTCTGGGGAGAATCAAATCGAATCTTGGTCTGGAATTTTGTATTTGTTCTTTGGAGTTTGTAATTACATATTTAAGCGGATCTATCACCGTGACAGAATGGCCCGATTCCCGACAGGTCTCAACCAAACGCATTGTGGCATAATAACGTTCCCGGCGGGAAAGAATCAGTATATTCATATCGGTTTTTATTTTGGAGGGTTACAAACTTTACAGGGCAAATAATTTTTCTTGGCGTTTTCCAATCTTAGCGCGGTTTTATTTTTACCTAAATCGGCACATCCTTCTTTATGGTATTTCGTTCCGGTAGGTGATATATATACGATTATCTTTGTTAGGGTGGTTCGGCTGGTTGAATTAACCGGAGTAATTGAGCGTTTCCCTGGGACAGAAATCGTCTGTGAATCGTCATGATTTTTACCGCAGCCGTAAACCAAGGTTAGAAGTATCCATATTATTGTTGCGAGTGTTTTATGCATCTTTTTGAATCGGCTTTTTTACGGTTATTTCGTAAGTTTAAATGAGTTGAAAAACGCCAGTATTTCCGGTTTTTCTGCCGCATCCTTGCTGTTATTCAAATGAACAATTTGGTAAATCCTGTTTTTTACCAAGAGGAAAACAGCCTGGCCATAAAGCTCCAGTTCCTGGTGTTTCCCAGAGAAGTAAATTTTACGCCCCTGATTGCCATCTATTGAGTAATGCTCTTCTTTTTCAAGTTTACCCCCGGTATTTTTCATGGCGTTGTCACGCTCATTGTTTAGGATAGTTTCGATGCTCATTTTTGCAATAGCTTCTTTGGGGTAATCGCAAAAACTGATCATGCATGCTCCTTCAGGTGTTTCAGATAGGTACGTAGTCATTATAACATTAGAAAGATTGTCAGGGATATTTTGCGTCTTTTTCTCCGCCGAAGGGTATCCTGAAGGGAAAGTGATGCTGAATTTACCTTCAGGTGATGTCAATGTTTCCCGGGCGTCGTGACTGCATCCCCATACTATGACGCATAGGGCAAGTGCTAAAGACAAAGTGTATCTTTCCCGTTTTATCAAGTTTTTACGTCGTCTTTGTTTTAATAGTATGTTATATAAAGATCCTGCATGCACCCCTGGCATCGTGTGCATAATTCAAATGACTTTGATGACTTACGGGTGATTCCTTCTCCGCGGCAATTCGGGCAGAATTCGGTTTTTCGGTCGACTCCTTTGCCCTGTCGTTCGCCGAAATATGCAAGTAGCCAGTCTTTTTTAGATGATGCCGTAGCGTTTTTCCACCAGGTATCTGAATT
This genomic interval carries:
- a CDS encoding RimK family alpha-L-glutamate ligase codes for the protein MNILILSRRERYYATMRLVETCRESGHSVTVIDPLKYVITNSKEQIQNSRPRFDLILPRIGNVAIEYSLALVKYFELSGIPAVNGSAAIYLAKDKFVSLMVLKAKGLPVLKTVMLRSRKSLGKTVKQLGGLPIVIKPLRGSQGIGVALAKTMKELYALLKANWDADHDAILQEYIPESKGQDIRILVIGNKVIGGMKRYAPRNDFRSNIHQGGRGELIKLPALYKTLAKKAVKALGLQIGGVDILESKRGPLIIEVNASPGFEGLEKVTGKDIAKEIIDFSTGVSKRDKKR